The following coding sequences are from one Pseudonocardia sp. HH130630-07 window:
- a CDS encoding ROK family protein — protein MTNGRRAIGLDIGGTKVAGAIVGEDGTVHGELRRNTPDNSDAVTMNDLLRGMVEELRASEAGAGVSAIGVGAAGTVEWPVGRIRWAPNNNYENWDLRADLEAATGLPAVVDNDGNVAGLAEARLGQVRNDDMILLTVGTGVGAGIVLGGKIYRGPHGLGAEVGHMNVNPDGPLCGCGNHGCLESMASGTALTRMGRSAAAHDPEGMIAGLAAESGGEVTGRHVTMAAMAGDRTAQSLFGRLGRALGVGIASVNAIFEFEVVLIGGGLVDAGELLLEPARRAAREFHYGPPGVRPLPPVLPATYKGDAGKIGAGLLALEET, from the coding sequence GTGACGAACGGACGGCGGGCGATCGGGCTCGACATCGGAGGAACGAAGGTCGCCGGAGCGATCGTGGGCGAGGATGGCACGGTTCACGGCGAACTGCGGCGCAACACTCCGGACAACTCCGACGCGGTGACCATGAACGATCTCCTGCGGGGGATGGTCGAGGAGCTGCGGGCGAGCGAGGCCGGCGCCGGGGTGAGCGCGATCGGGGTCGGCGCGGCGGGCACCGTGGAGTGGCCGGTGGGCCGGATCCGGTGGGCGCCCAACAACAACTACGAGAACTGGGACCTGCGCGCCGACCTGGAGGCGGCCACCGGGCTGCCGGCCGTCGTCGACAACGACGGCAATGTCGCCGGGCTGGCCGAGGCCCGGCTCGGTCAGGTCCGCAACGACGACATGATCCTGCTCACCGTGGGCACCGGCGTCGGTGCCGGCATCGTGCTGGGCGGGAAGATCTACCGCGGCCCGCACGGGCTGGGCGCCGAGGTCGGCCACATGAACGTCAACCCGGACGGCCCGCTCTGCGGGTGCGGCAACCACGGGTGCCTGGAGTCGATGGCCTCGGGCACCGCGCTCACCCGGATGGGCCGCAGCGCCGCGGCGCACGATCCGGAGGGCATGATCGCCGGCCTGGCGGCGGAGTCCGGCGGCGAGGTGACCGGCCGGCACGTCACGATGGCGGCGATGGCGGGCGACCGGACCGCGCAGTCGCTGTTCGGCCGGCTCGGCCGGGCACTGGGGGTCGGCATCGCCAGCGTCAACGCGATCTTCGAGTTCGAGGTGGTGCTCATCGGCGGCGGCCTGGTCGACGCCGGTGAGCTGTTGCTCGAACCGGCCCGCCGGGCGGCGCGCGAGTTCCACTACGGACCCCCCGGCGTCCGGCCGCTGCCGCCGGTCCTGCCCGCGACGTACAAGGGCGACGCGGGCAAGATCGGCGCCGGCCTGCTGGCGCTGGAGGAGACCTGA
- a CDS encoding alkaline phosphatase D family protein, which produces MTLLLGPVLRHVDDTSALIWVQTDRACRVEVLGCAADTIEVMGLHYAVVVVTGLEPDSRHPYEVHLDGERAWPRPGSPFPPSVIPTRGPAADVRQRIVFGSCRYVKLADPKQARRYGLDALDAYATRLATLPAQEWPSVLPLLGDQVYADELTPQTRRRIAGRGERHPDWPDDEIVGFEEYSGLYRDTWSDPEVRWMLSTVPTAMIFDDHDVRDDWNTSGAWRAEIARKPWWRDRVRAGLASYWIYQHLGNLTPDELAADGDWQAVQAADGDVWPLLAERADRWDAETGRGADRHKDERFSFCWELGRTRLIVIDSRNGRIVESVPRRMVSDAEFDWITERALAPGGIDHLVLGTSVPWLLPQVISDLQAAVEKAGDRPGRIGRAAEFLRQEADLEHWPAFGHSFARMADLVRAASRSRGTGPDATPPATVSVLSGDVHHSYAAVADVHAGGPGPRDGATGGTRVHQLTCSPVHNVVPGFMRVLFRVAWSRAIARVTTGLTRGTGAGRAGVAWARTSGPLFGNLIATLELDGRRATARFERPRTASTLDTAAEVALTPQAPAAPGPVAGAAVGSP; this is translated from the coding sequence GTGACGCTCCTGCTCGGACCGGTGCTGCGGCACGTCGACGACACCTCCGCACTGATCTGGGTGCAGACCGACCGCGCGTGCCGGGTGGAGGTGCTCGGCTGCGCGGCGGACACGATCGAGGTCATGGGGCTGCACTACGCGGTCGTCGTCGTCACCGGGCTGGAGCCGGACTCCCGCCATCCCTACGAGGTCCACCTGGACGGCGAGCGCGCCTGGCCCCGGCCCGGGTCGCCGTTCCCGCCCAGCGTGATCCCCACCCGCGGCCCGGCCGCCGACGTGCGGCAGCGCATCGTCTTCGGGTCCTGCCGGTACGTGAAGCTCGCCGACCCGAAGCAGGCCCGCCGCTACGGCCTGGACGCGCTCGACGCCTACGCCACGCGCCTGGCGACGCTCCCGGCGCAGGAGTGGCCGAGCGTGTTGCCGCTGCTCGGAGACCAGGTCTACGCCGACGAGCTGACGCCGCAGACCCGGCGCCGGATCGCCGGGCGCGGCGAGCGCCACCCGGACTGGCCGGACGACGAGATCGTCGGCTTCGAGGAGTACTCCGGGCTCTACCGCGACACCTGGTCCGATCCCGAGGTGCGGTGGATGCTCTCCACCGTCCCCACCGCGATGATCTTCGACGACCACGACGTGCGCGACGACTGGAACACCTCCGGTGCCTGGCGGGCGGAGATCGCGCGGAAGCCGTGGTGGCGCGACCGGGTCCGGGCCGGGCTGGCGTCCTACTGGATCTACCAGCACCTGGGCAACCTCACCCCGGACGAGCTGGCCGCCGACGGCGACTGGCAGGCCGTGCAGGCCGCCGACGGCGACGTCTGGCCGCTGCTCGCCGAGCGGGCCGACCGGTGGGACGCCGAGACCGGCCGGGGCGCCGACCGGCACAAGGACGAGCGGTTCTCCTTCTGCTGGGAGCTGGGCCGCACCCGGCTGATCGTGATCGACTCCCGGAACGGGCGGATCGTCGAGTCGGTGCCGCGGCGGATGGTCTCCGACGCGGAGTTCGACTGGATCACCGAGCGCGCGCTCGCCCCGGGCGGGATCGACCACCTGGTGCTGGGCACCTCGGTGCCCTGGCTGCTGCCCCAGGTGATCTCGGACCTGCAGGCCGCGGTGGAGAAGGCCGGCGACCGGCCGGGCCGGATCGGCCGGGCCGCGGAGTTCCTGCGCCAGGAGGCCGACCTGGAGCACTGGCCGGCGTTCGGGCACTCGTTCGCGCGGATGGCCGACCTGGTCCGGGCCGCCTCCCGGTCCCGCGGCACCGGCCCCGACGCCACGCCGCCGGCCACGGTGTCGGTGCTGTCCGGCGACGTCCACCACTCCTACGCCGCCGTGGCCGACGTGCACGCCGGCGGGCCGGGACCCCGCGACGGCGCCACCGGCGGGACCCGGGTGCACCAGCTCACCTGCTCGCCGGTGCACAACGTCGTCCCCGGGTTCATGCGGGTGCTGTTCCGGGTGGCCTGGTCCCGGGCGATCGCCCGGGTCACGACCGGACTGACCCGCGGCACCGGTGCCGGCCGGGCCGGGGTGGCCTGGGCCAGGACGAGCGGGCCGCTGTTCGGCAACCTCATCGCCACCCTGGAGCTGGACGGCCGCCGGGCCACCGCCCGCTTCGAGCGCCCCCGCACCGCGTCCACCCTGGACACCGCGGCCGAGGTCGCGCTGACCCCGCAGGCACCGGCCGCGCCGGGACCGGTGGCCGGGGCCGCGGTCGGCTCGCCCTGA
- the icmF gene encoding fused isobutyryl-CoA mutase/GTPase IcmF, producing MTASAPPTTLHVPTHPVRFVTAASLFDGHDAAINIMRRILQKQGAEVVHLGHNRSVDEVVTAAIQEDAQGIAVSSYQGGHVEYFSYLVELLRERGAGHVKVYGGGGGVIVAEEIELLHSRGVSRIFSPEDGQRLGLPGMINIMIAECDTDLADRAPSSYEGVFSGDESALARALTVAEAGRLPAEVRERIGTPDRPVPVLGITGTGGSGKSSLTDELVRRFRLDQEDKLRIAVLAVDPTRRRGGGALLGDRIRMNALSATGPTGGGGGGVFFRSMATRGTESGSLPERLGDAIAVLRSAGFDLVIVETPGIGQGDAGIVGFVDHSLYVMTPEFGAASQLEKIDMLDFADVVAINKFERRGAEDARRDVGRQLVRNREEFGASWEDMPVFGTSAATFNDDGVTALYQHLRDLLAGDGLAVAEGRLARVTTKTSHEHAAVIPPERVRYLAEIAGTVRGYHSDTESHARAARTAQHLRTARELVGEAVDEALAVAEKQVPAASAELLAAWPGRVEDYSGDEYVYTVRDREFRIKLTRETLSGNRIRRVALPRYDDDAELLRFLRRENLPGHFPFTAGVFPFKREGEDPARMFAGEGDPFRTNRRFRYLSEDSEAKRLSTAFDSVTLYGHDPDTRPDVYGKVGTSGVSIATLDDLKALYDGFDLCSPTTSVSMTINGPAPTILAYFLNAAIDQQAGAFRAEHGREPDAAEHEALTAYALANVRGTVQADILKEDQGQNTCIFSTEFSLRMMADIQEWFIAHEVRNFYSVSISGYHIAEAGANPISQLAFTLANGFTFVESYLARGMDIDEFAPNLSFFFSNGMDAEYTVIGRVARRIWAVAMRDRYGANERSQKLKYHVQTSGRSLHAQEMNFNDIRTTLQALCALYDNANSLHTNAYDEAITTPSQESVRRAMAIQMIINKEWGLSLNENPLQGSFVVDELTDLVEEAVLAEFESIAERGGVLGAMETGYQRGRIQDESMLYEHRKHSGDLPIVGVNTFRAPGGDDAEPHEVELARATEEEKRSQLSRLEEFQSRHRTEAEQALRRLQDVATGEGNVFDELMRAARVCSLGQLTTAFFEVGGQYRRNM from the coding sequence ATGACCGCCTCGGCACCACCGACCACACTGCACGTCCCCACCCACCCGGTCCGGTTCGTCACCGCGGCCAGCCTGTTCGACGGGCACGACGCCGCCATCAACATCATGCGGCGGATCCTGCAGAAGCAGGGCGCCGAGGTGGTCCACCTGGGCCACAACCGCTCGGTGGACGAGGTCGTCACCGCCGCGATCCAGGAGGACGCACAGGGCATCGCCGTCTCCTCCTACCAGGGCGGGCACGTCGAGTACTTCTCCTACCTGGTGGAACTGCTCCGCGAGCGCGGCGCGGGGCACGTGAAGGTGTACGGCGGCGGCGGGGGCGTGATCGTCGCCGAGGAGATCGAGCTGCTGCACTCCCGCGGGGTGTCCCGGATCTTCTCCCCCGAGGACGGGCAGCGGCTCGGCCTGCCCGGGATGATCAACATCATGATCGCCGAGTGCGACACCGACCTCGCCGACCGGGCGCCGTCGTCGTACGAGGGCGTGTTCTCCGGCGACGAGTCCGCGCTGGCCCGCGCGCTGACGGTGGCCGAGGCGGGCCGGCTCCCGGCCGAGGTGCGCGAGCGGATCGGCACCCCCGACCGCCCGGTCCCGGTCCTGGGCATCACCGGTACCGGCGGGTCCGGCAAGTCCTCGCTGACCGACGAGCTGGTCCGCCGGTTCCGGCTCGACCAGGAGGACAAGCTGCGGATCGCCGTCCTCGCCGTCGACCCGACCCGGCGGCGCGGCGGCGGCGCCCTGCTCGGCGACCGGATCCGGATGAACGCGCTGTCCGCGACCGGCCCCACCGGCGGTGGCGGTGGCGGCGTCTTCTTCCGCTCGATGGCCACCCGCGGGACCGAGAGCGGGTCGCTGCCCGAGCGGCTCGGGGACGCGATCGCGGTGCTGCGCTCGGCCGGGTTCGACCTGGTGATCGTGGAGACGCCGGGCATCGGCCAGGGTGACGCCGGGATCGTCGGGTTCGTCGACCACTCGCTGTACGTGATGACACCGGAGTTCGGCGCCGCGTCCCAGCTCGAGAAGATCGACATGCTGGACTTCGCCGACGTCGTCGCGATCAACAAGTTCGAGCGCCGGGGCGCCGAGGACGCCCGGCGCGACGTCGGCCGCCAGCTCGTCCGCAACCGCGAGGAGTTCGGCGCGAGCTGGGAGGACATGCCGGTCTTCGGCACCTCGGCCGCGACGTTCAACGACGACGGCGTCACCGCGCTCTACCAGCACCTGCGCGACCTGCTCGCCGGCGACGGTCTGGCCGTCGCCGAGGGCCGGCTGGCCCGGGTCACGACGAAGACCTCGCACGAGCACGCGGCCGTCATCCCGCCGGAGCGGGTGCGCTACCTGGCCGAGATCGCCGGGACCGTCCGCGGCTACCACTCCGACACCGAGTCCCACGCCCGCGCGGCCCGGACCGCGCAGCACCTGCGGACCGCCCGGGAGCTGGTCGGCGAGGCCGTGGACGAGGCGCTCGCGGTGGCCGAGAAGCAGGTCCCCGCGGCGTCGGCCGAGCTGCTCGCGGCCTGGCCCGGCCGGGTCGAGGACTACTCCGGCGACGAGTACGTCTACACCGTCCGGGACCGCGAGTTCCGCATCAAGCTGACCCGGGAGACGCTGTCCGGCAACCGGATCCGCCGGGTCGCACTCCCCCGCTACGACGACGACGCCGAGCTGCTGCGCTTCCTGCGCCGGGAGAACCTGCCGGGCCACTTCCCGTTCACCGCCGGCGTGTTCCCGTTCAAGCGCGAGGGCGAGGACCCGGCCCGGATGTTCGCCGGCGAGGGCGACCCGTTCCGGACCAACCGCCGCTTCCGGTACCTGTCGGAGGACTCCGAGGCCAAGCGGCTGTCGACGGCGTTCGACTCGGTCACCCTCTACGGCCACGACCCGGACACCCGTCCGGACGTGTACGGCAAGGTCGGGACCTCCGGCGTCTCGATCGCCACCCTGGACGACCTGAAGGCGCTCTACGACGGCTTCGACCTCTGCTCACCGACCACGTCGGTCTCCATGACGATCAACGGCCCCGCGCCGACGATCCTGGCCTACTTCCTGAACGCCGCGATCGACCAGCAGGCCGGGGCGTTCCGCGCCGAGCACGGTCGCGAGCCGGACGCCGCCGAGCACGAGGCGCTCACCGCGTACGCACTGGCGAACGTGCGCGGCACGGTGCAGGCCGACATCCTCAAGGAGGACCAGGGCCAGAACACCTGCATCTTCTCCACCGAGTTCTCGCTCCGGATGATGGCCGACATCCAGGAGTGGTTCATCGCGCACGAGGTGCGGAACTTCTACTCGGTCTCGATCTCCGGCTACCACATCGCCGAGGCCGGGGCGAACCCGATCAGCCAGCTCGCGTTCACCCTCGCCAACGGGTTCACCTTCGTCGAGTCCTACCTGGCCCGTGGGATGGACATCGACGAGTTCGCGCCGAACCTGTCGTTCTTCTTCTCCAACGGCATGGACGCCGAGTACACGGTGATCGGCCGGGTCGCGCGGCGGATCTGGGCGGTCGCGATGCGGGACCGCTACGGGGCGAACGAGCGCTCGCAGAAGCTGAAGTACCACGTCCAGACCTCCGGCCGGTCGCTGCACGCGCAGGAGATGAACTTCAACGACATCCGGACCACGCTGCAGGCACTCTGCGCGCTCTACGACAACGCGAACTCGCTGCACACCAACGCCTACGACGAGGCGATCACCACGCCCAGCCAGGAGTCGGTGCGCCGGGCGATGGCGATCCAGATGATCATCAACAAGGAGTGGGGGCTGTCGCTGAACGAGAACCCGCTGCAGGGCTCGTTCGTCGTCGACGAGCTGACCGACCTCGTCGAGGAGGCCGTGCTCGCCGAGTTCGAGTCGATCGCCGAGCGCGGCGGGGTGCTGGGCGCGATGGAGACCGGGTACCAGCGCGGGCGGATCCAGGACGAGTCGATGCTCTACGAGCACCGCAAGCACTCCGGCGACCTGCCGATCGTCGGGGTCAACACGTTCCGGGCGCCGGGCGGGGACGACGCGGAGCCGCACGAGGTCGAGCTGGCCCGCGCGACCGAGGAGGAGAAGCGCTCCCAGCTGTCCCGGCTCGAGGAGTTCCAGTCCCGGCACCGCACCGAGGCCGAGCAGGCGCTGCGCCGGCTGCAGGACGTCGCGACCGGCGAGGGCAACGTGTTCGACGAGCTGATGCGGGCCGCCCGGGTGTGCTCCCTCGGCCAGCTCACCACCGCCTTCTTCGAGGTCGGGGGGCAGTACCGGCGCAACATGTGA
- a CDS encoding MFS transporter, which translates to MSEAVQDVPPPGSAGDRAAPSSERESEPHPHRHVVFAVVSVALLMFSQDQTAVATALTTVSRDLQVDLAWTGWIVTIYAVGQILALPLGGRLADAFGSRRVFLTSVGAFTVLSCLCAVAGGIGPLIACRFLQGVAGGVMLPAANGIVAHHYGRDRDRALASFTSVFPIGAILGPLVGGLILTVWSWHAIFLVNVPLGLVVVGVAALVVQDAPRRRPDRVDLRGITLLLLTLVSAMVAITALGTAGGAAGLPVTVAAAVVTVAGGWAFARHSRRRPDAVVPWRLVAGRGLGIMNVTNVLFGAAVIGFSALLPLYAQTRYGLAPFAAGALLTGRAAGTIASSGVSVALLRRTGHRPLLLGGMMIIVLGLLLSAAPATWTTPEVWLLVAATVLGIGMGLTGPAANNAGMHLVPGDVTAVAGLRIMFRQIGGIAAVSATTAAIAASSDPGTAGAVAIVVLAGLLAAVALLAARIPNQRGRW; encoded by the coding sequence GTGTCCGAGGCCGTGCAGGATGTCCCGCCCCCCGGTTCGGCCGGAGACCGTGCCGCACCGTCGTCGGAGCGGGAGTCGGAGCCGCATCCGCACCGGCACGTCGTGTTCGCGGTCGTCTCCGTCGCGCTCCTGATGTTCTCCCAGGACCAGACGGCGGTGGCGACCGCGCTGACCACGGTCAGCCGGGACCTGCAGGTCGATCTGGCCTGGACCGGATGGATCGTCACGATCTACGCCGTCGGTCAGATCCTCGCGCTCCCGCTGGGCGGGCGATTGGCCGACGCGTTCGGCAGCCGGCGGGTCTTCCTCACCTCGGTCGGCGCGTTCACCGTGCTGTCCTGCCTGTGCGCGGTCGCCGGGGGGATCGGACCGCTGATCGCCTGCCGGTTCCTCCAGGGCGTCGCCGGCGGGGTCATGCTCCCCGCGGCGAACGGGATCGTCGCGCACCACTACGGCCGGGACCGCGACCGGGCGCTCGCCTCGTTCACCAGCGTGTTCCCGATCGGGGCCATCCTCGGCCCGCTGGTCGGCGGGCTGATCCTGACGGTGTGGTCCTGGCACGCGATCTTCCTGGTGAACGTCCCGCTCGGCCTGGTCGTGGTGGGTGTCGCCGCGCTCGTGGTGCAGGACGCGCCGCGCCGCCGCCCGGACCGGGTCGACCTGCGCGGGATCACGCTGCTGCTGCTCACCCTGGTCTCGGCCATGGTCGCCATCACCGCGCTGGGCACCGCGGGCGGTGCCGCGGGGCTGCCGGTGACCGTGGCGGCCGCGGTCGTCACGGTGGCGGGCGGCTGGGCGTTCGCCCGGCACTCCCGGCGACGGCCCGACGCGGTGGTCCCGTGGCGGCTGGTCGCGGGGCGCGGACTCGGCATCATGAACGTCACGAACGTGCTGTTCGGCGCCGCGGTGATCGGGTTCTCGGCGCTGCTGCCGCTCTACGCCCAGACCCGGTACGGGCTGGCGCCGTTCGCCGCGGGGGCGCTGCTCACCGGCCGGGCGGCCGGGACGATCGCGTCGTCCGGGGTGTCCGTGGCGTTGCTGCGCCGGACCGGGCACCGGCCGCTGCTGCTGGGCGGCATGATGATCATCGTGCTCGGCCTGCTGCTGAGCGCCGCACCGGCCACCTGGACCACGCCCGAGGTGTGGCTGCTGGTCGCGGCGACCGTGCTCGGCATCGGGATGGGCCTGACCGGCCCGGCGGCCAACAACGCCGGGATGCACCTGGTCCCGGGCGACGTCACGGCCGTCGCCGGGCTGCGGATCATGTTCCGGCAGATCGGCGGGATCGCGGCCGTGTCGGCGACGACCGCGGCGATCGCCGCGTCGTCGGACCCCGGCACCGCCGGTGCGGTCGCGATCGTCGTGCTGGCCGGGCTGCTCGCCGCGGTCGCCCTGCTCGCGGCACGCATCCCGAACCAGCGCGGCCGGTGGTGA
- a CDS encoding alpha/beta fold hydrolase gives MGRNGTRGSERGAAARERSARAQVAAHGGTVPRPLDGGRTLPLAWVRGRGGDRTPIVVLPGGPGLASVLPYHAFRQLGAARGLDVIMVEHRGVGLSRTDTTGADLDVADVTATAAADDVAAVLDANGVERAVVLGTSYGSHLARVFGARHPHRVAAMVLDSPTGGPDGVPAIRAHLRRLYRDGVDVRTARSAALVGALAARGADPRDLTSVVRTVHEFAGPERLERLLAARWRGGARRSWRWIAGLGAGEVAGTRVPMVFDGDLVRPIALGDLGFAVPPDGEVLDLQRVYDVRADEPVPAPTHDPVAELPRFTWPVAVISGERDLRTPRPLAEQLVDRLPDAVLVPLAGQGRSAADTHQLAALNVAHVVEAGGHRALPRLANRIAALPRRGMQATLGPLLASAIGADTRIDPGRRQVARSDA, from the coding sequence GTGGGACGGAACGGGACACGCGGGTCGGAACGGGGCGCCGCCGCCCGGGAGCGGTCGGCGCGGGCGCAGGTGGCGGCGCACGGCGGCACGGTGCCACGGCCGCTCGACGGCGGGCGGACGCTCCCGCTGGCGTGGGTCCGGGGCCGCGGCGGGGACCGGACGCCGATCGTGGTCCTCCCCGGCGGGCCGGGACTGGCGAGCGTGCTGCCGTACCACGCGTTCCGGCAGCTCGGCGCGGCCCGCGGCCTCGACGTGATCATGGTCGAGCACCGCGGGGTCGGGCTGTCCCGGACCGACACCACCGGTGCCGACCTCGACGTCGCCGACGTCACCGCGACGGCCGCGGCGGACGACGTGGCCGCGGTCCTCGACGCGAACGGCGTCGAGCGCGCCGTGGTGCTCGGCACGTCCTACGGCAGCCACCTGGCCCGGGTGTTCGGCGCCCGGCACCCGCACCGGGTGGCCGCGATGGTGCTGGACTCGCCGACCGGGGGCCCGGACGGCGTGCCCGCGATCCGGGCCCACCTGCGCCGGCTCTACCGCGACGGGGTGGACGTCCGGACCGCGCGCAGCGCCGCGCTGGTCGGGGCGCTCGCCGCACGCGGTGCGGACCCGCGCGATCTCACCTCCGTGGTGCGGACCGTGCACGAGTTCGCGGGGCCGGAGCGGCTGGAGCGGCTGCTCGCGGCGCGATGGCGGGGCGGTGCCCGGCGCTCGTGGCGGTGGATCGCCGGGCTCGGCGCCGGTGAGGTCGCCGGGACCCGCGTGCCGATGGTCTTCGATGGCGACCTCGTCCGCCCGATCGCGCTCGGTGACCTGGGCTTCGCCGTTCCGCCGGACGGCGAGGTGCTCGACCTGCAGCGGGTCTACGACGTCCGGGCCGACGAGCCCGTGCCCGCGCCGACCCACGACCCGGTCGCGGAGCTGCCCCGGTTCACCTGGCCGGTCGCGGTGATCTCCGGCGAGCGGGACCTGCGGACACCCCGACCGCTCGCGGAGCAGCTGGTGGACCGGCTGCCGGACGCCGTCCTGGTGCCGCTCGCGGGCCAGGGGCGCAGCGCGGCCGACACCCACCAGCTGGCGGCGCTGAACGTGGCGCACGTGGTCGAGGCGGGCGGGCACCGGGCACTGCCGCGGCTCGCGAACCGGATCGCCGCCCTGCCGCGGCGCGGGATGCAGGCGACGCTCGGTCCGCTGCTGGCGTCGGCGATCGGGGCGGACACCCGGATCGACCCCGGACGCCGTCAGGTCGCCCGATCGGACGCATGA
- a CDS encoding MFS transporter, whose product MTTTEHPEPRAVAGPDRLAPPHERGTPGFLRLGAALWLSGVATFVLVYSVQGLLPTLSAEFGVSSSTASLVLSATTGALALAVLPLSAVTESWGRARVMTGALAVSAVLALLAPLAPTFESLVVLRALQGVTLAALPALSMAHLTHEVAARHLGGAVGLLIAGNTLGGLSGRLVASWVSDLAGWRAGLAAVGAVSVAATVAFRLLLPAPTAPIPARTRFRDLGGPLRRHLTDPGLLCLFGMAFLLMGAFVTVYNYLGFRLLAAPFSLPGTLVGLVFLGYLAGGWASTRAGRLGDRFGRRPVLWSATLLALAGIWVMLPDLLVTVLIGLVMVTVGFFGAHSVASSWVGRRSALLAGAVPAQASSLYLVGYYAGSSAGGAVGGIAYDHAGWLGVVCYVSALLAGALGLALVLRRLPAPA is encoded by the coding sequence ATGACAACGACCGAGCACCCCGAGCCCCGGGCCGTCGCGGGCCCGGATCGCCTCGCCCCGCCGCACGAGCGCGGCACGCCGGGGTTCCTCCGTCTCGGCGCCGCCCTCTGGCTGTCCGGCGTGGCGACGTTCGTGCTGGTCTACAGCGTCCAGGGGCTGCTGCCGACGCTCTCGGCCGAGTTCGGCGTCAGCTCGTCGACGGCCAGCCTGGTGCTCTCGGCGACCACCGGGGCGCTCGCACTCGCTGTCCTCCCGCTCTCCGCCGTCACCGAGTCCTGGGGGCGGGCCCGGGTGATGACGGGCGCGCTCGCCGTCTCCGCGGTCCTGGCGTTGCTCGCGCCACTGGCCCCCACGTTCGAGTCGCTGGTCGTCCTGCGCGCGCTGCAGGGTGTCACGCTCGCCGCCCTGCCGGCACTGTCGATGGCACACCTGACCCACGAGGTCGCCGCGCGCCACCTGGGCGGCGCCGTCGGGCTGCTCATCGCCGGCAACACCCTCGGCGGGCTGTCCGGCCGGCTGGTCGCGTCCTGGGTCTCGGACCTCGCCGGGTGGCGGGCCGGGCTCGCCGCCGTCGGTGCGGTCTCGGTCGCGGCGACGGTCGCGTTCCGGCTGCTGCTGCCCGCGCCCACCGCCCCGATCCCGGCCCGGACCCGGTTCCGCGACCTCGGCGGGCCGCTGCGCAGGCACCTCACCGATCCCGGGCTGCTCTGCCTGTTCGGCATGGCGTTCCTGCTCATGGGTGCGTTCGTGACCGTCTACAACTACCTCGGGTTCCGGCTGCTCGCCGCTCCGTTCTCGCTGCCGGGCACCCTGGTCGGGCTGGTCTTCCTCGGGTACCTGGCCGGCGGCTGGGCGTCCACCCGCGCCGGCCGGCTCGGGGACCGGTTCGGGCGGCGGCCGGTGCTGTGGTCGGCGACCCTGCTCGCGCTGGCCGGGATCTGGGTGATGCTGCCCGACCTGCTGGTCACCGTCCTGATCGGACTCGTCATGGTGACCGTCGGCTTCTTCGGCGCGCACTCGGTGGCGAGCAGCTGGGTGGGGCGGCGCTCCGCGCTGCTGGCCGGTGCCGTGCCGGCCCAGGCGTCCTCGCTCTACCTGGTCGGGTACTACGCCGGATCCAGCGCCGGGGGAGCGGTCGGCGGCATCGCCTACGACCACGCCGGATGGCTCGGTGTCGTCTGCTACGTCAGCGCCCTGCTGGCCGGTGCGCTCGGGCTCGCACTCGTCCTGCGGCGACTGCCCGCGCCGGCCTGA
- a CDS encoding LysR family transcriptional regulator: MHESFAPALYRFVAVAQEGHLTRAAERIGVGQPTLSRAVARLEDEIGVALFQRVGRGLRLTRAGRILLPRAETALAELSTAAAELAGDADPHTGRVAFGFLGTLGPEVVPRILRGFRDRHPRVRIELVQNRHAVLLDRVRAGSVDLALTSPMPDDDPDLVGTALAEEELRLGVPAGHRLATRTGVDLAEVADEPFLLFARGYGLRGTVEAWCATAGFRPRAAFEGGETGTLRGLVGAGLGVALLPVGPDAPGVVQVPVRSPRTVRTLGMVHAAHDRPTPPVRDLRAFVLEHGARLLAHDA, from the coding sequence GTGCATGAGTCCTTCGCGCCCGCGCTGTACCGGTTCGTCGCCGTCGCCCAGGAGGGGCACCTGACCCGGGCGGCCGAGCGGATCGGCGTCGGGCAGCCCACGTTGTCCCGGGCCGTCGCGCGGTTGGAGGACGAGATCGGGGTCGCGCTGTTCCAGCGGGTCGGCCGGGGCCTGCGACTCACCCGCGCCGGGCGGATCCTGCTCCCGCGGGCGGAGACCGCGCTGGCCGAGCTGTCCACGGCCGCCGCCGAGCTCGCCGGGGACGCCGACCCGCACACCGGGCGGGTCGCGTTCGGTTTCCTCGGCACGCTCGGCCCCGAGGTGGTGCCGCGGATCCTGCGCGGCTTCCGGGACCGGCACCCCCGGGTCCGCATCGAGCTGGTGCAGAACCGGCACGCCGTGCTGCTCGACCGGGTGCGGGCGGGCTCCGTCGACCTGGCGCTGACCTCGCCGATGCCCGACGACGACCCGGACCTGGTCGGCACCGCGCTCGCGGAGGAGGAGCTGCGGCTCGGGGTGCCCGCCGGACACCGGCTCGCGACCCGTACCGGGGTCGATCTCGCGGAGGTGGCGGACGAGCCCTTCCTGCTGTTCGCCCGCGGCTACGGGCTGCGCGGCACCGTCGAGGCGTGGTGTGCCACCGCGGGCTTCCGGCCCCGGGCGGCCTTCGAGGGTGGGGAGACGGGGACCCTGCGCGGGCTGGTGGGAGCGGGGCTGGGCGTGGCGCTGCTGCCGGTCGGGCCGGATGCGCCCGGGGTGGTGCAGGTGCCGGTCCGTTCGCCGCGCACCGTCCGGACCCTGGGCATGGTGCACGCGGCGCACGACCGGCCGACCCCGCCGGTACGGGACCTGCGCGCGTTCGTCCTGGAGCACGGAGCCCGTCTCCTCGCGCACGACGCCTGA